Within Pseudomonas tructae, the genomic segment GCGCGCCTGGCTCAAACGCTTGCGCGATGCCGGCGTGGTTATCCACACCCGTCACCGCTGGTTGGGCTGGAACGCCGAGGGCGCCTTGCGGATCGCTTATCCACAAGGCGAGCTGACACTCAAACCGACCGCCACCGTACTGGCACTGGGCGGCGGCAGTTGGGCGCGGCTGGGCTCGGATGCCGCATGGCTGCCCTGGCTACAGGCGCAAGGCGTACAGATTGCGCCCTTGCAGCCCGCCAACAGCGGCTTCGAAGTCGCGGGCTGGAGCGCTGTGCTCAAGGACAAGTTCGCCGGTGCGCCACTGAAGAACATCGCCCTGAGCCTTGAAGGTCAGGCGCCACGGCTGGGTGAATGCGTGCTCACCACTGTTGGGCTCGAAGGCAGCCTGGTGTATGCCTGGTCGGCGCAGATTCGTCAGGCGATCAACCGCGACGGCAGCGCCAGGGTGCTGATCGACCTGTTGCCCAACCGGCCTGTGGATAACATCCGGCAGGCCCTGGCCAAGCCACGGGGTTCACGCTCGATGGCCAAGCATCTGCACAGTCAACTGGGGCTGGACGGGGTCAAGGCGGCGCTGTTGCGTGAACAGGCCGATCAGCAGACTTTTGCTGATCCGCTATTGCTGGCGCGGGCGATCAAAGCCTTGCCAATCACCCTGGTGCGCCCTCGCCCGCTGGATGAAGCGATCAGCAGTGCCGGCGGGGTGACCTTCGAAGCGCTGGATGAGCGTTTGATGCTCAAGCAGGTCCCTGGTGTGTTCTGTGCCGGTGAAATGCTCGACTGGGAAGCACCGACCGGCGGCTATCTGCTGACGGCCTGTTTTGCCAGTGGGCGCAAGGCTGCGCTCGGGTTGCTGGAGTGGCTTAACGGCTGAAAAATCGCGGGGCAAGTCGGGTCGCCGCATCGCCGCTCCCACAGGATTGATGCTCAGCCCTGTGGGAGCGGCGATGCGGCGACCCGACTTGCCCCGCGATGGCATACTCAAGGCTTGCGCTTGCGCGGCCCGGTGTTGAAGGCCGGCACCTTGCGTACCGGCTTGACCTGAGGTTCTGCCGCTGGCGTCTCGCCGCTGTCCATCCAACGCCCGAGGCTGCGTTTGCTGCTGCTCTCTTTGGGCTTCTTCGGCTTTTTCGGTTTTTTCAGCACCTGGCCATTGGCGTCGGTCATCGGCACCTTGTGGTCCGGACTGAAATCCGGCTCTTCATGGCGTGGCAAGGTCTTGCGGGTCAGGGTCTCAATCGCCGACAGCAACTGCACCTCATCGGCACACACCAGCGAAATCGCCTCACCGCTGTTGCCTTTGCGCCCGGTACGGCCGATGCGGTGAATGTAATCCTCGGCAACGATCGGCAGGTCGAAGTTGACCACCAGCGGCAGGTCGTCGATATCCAGGCCGCGCGCCGCTACATCAGTAGCCACCAGGATCTGGATCTCACGCGCCTTGAAGCTGTCCAGCGCGCGCTGGCGTGTGGCCTGGGGCTTGTCGCCATGGATACCGTCGGCATTGACGCCCTGGCCACGCAGGCGCTCGACCAGTTGGTCGACACCGTTGCGGGTCTTGGCGAACACCAGCACCTGCTTCCAGCGCTGCTTGCGCATCAGGTGGCTGAACAGTTCCGGCTTGCGCTTCTTGTCCACCGGCACGATCCACTGCTTGACGGTGCTGGCGGTGACGTTGCGTGGGCTGACTTCAATGCTCAGCGGGTCGTTGAGGGTCTGCGCCGCCAGTTGGCGGATCTCGTCGGAGAAGGTCGCCGAGAACAGCAGGGTTTGCCGGCGTGCCGGCAACGCGGCGTAGACCGCACGCAGCTCTTCGGCAAAGCCCAGGTCGAGCATGCGGTCGGCTTCATCGAGCACCAGCGCCTGCAACTGATTGAACTTCACCGCGTTCTGGCGGAACAGGTCGAGCAGGCGGCCCGGGGTGGCCACCAGCAAGTCCACGCCCTTGCGCAGCTTCATCATCTGCGGGTTGATGCTGACCCCGCCGTACACCGCATAGGTGCTCAACGGCAGGTGTTCGGCGTATTCACGGATGTTGGCGTGAACCTGCTCGGCCAGCTCGCGGGTCGGCACCAGTACCAGGGCGCGCACCGAGTTGCTGGCAACCTTGGCCCCTTCCAGCGTGAGGCGCTGCAGCAACGGCAGGGCAAAACCTGCGGTCTTGCCGGTGCCGGTCTGGGCGGCGGCCATCAGGTCGCGGCCAGCCAGCACCGCAGGAATGGCCTGGGCCTGGACCGGCGTCGGGGTGTTGTAGTCCAGGCGCTCGAGCGCGCGCAGCAAGGGTTCGATCAGGCCGAGTTTGGCGAAAGTCATGGCAATACCGTCTGGGGAATTCAGCAATGGCGGCAGTTTACCTTGTTCAGGCCCGGCGCGTGCCGCCATTGCTATCAGCCTGGCGGTTGAAAACGTACCTTGAGCAGACGATCGACCCCTTCACCCAGGTAGAACGAAAAGGGCCTGCCGCTCTGGTAGGCAACCGCGCGACAAGCATCGAACGCCTCAGGGTCACTGCGGATGAAATACGCGTAAGGCTGATACCGGACGGTACCCATCGAGCCGAACTCGAACACCAGCCGATCGACAGTCTCCGGACGCTGGATACGCACCCGCATGCCCCCCATCTCCAGGCGCTCGAGCAGTTGCTGGTCATCGAAAGTCAGCTGCGCCGGCGCCTGGATCTGCTCACCGCTGGCCATGCGCAGTTTCATCTCACCGCGCAGGTCGCTGCCACTGACATCGAATTCGGTCACCTCGAAAGGCAAGGTGGCATGCAGCCTGGCATTGGCCTCACAGATCATGTCGGCCTGCGGCTTTTGTGTGGTCGACTGCTCATTGCGCCGCAATTGCACGTCGATGTTCGAGAGAAAACTGAAATACAGGGGCAGCGATACTTCACCGAGCCCGACGACCTCTTCGGACGCCGGGCCGAAGTCGTAGACACCCAGGCCCAGCGTGCGCGCCTGACGCATGTCGACCCGCAGCCGGCCACTGAGCCGGGCGGCTTCACGAGCAGGCTCGAAGGACTCGAACAATGCTTGCAAATCCTGGCGCTGCCTGGTGTTCAGGGCATCATCGGCAAAGCGCACCTGCAAGGCGCGGCGGCTGTCTGGATCGAGCACAAGGTCGATCTTTTGCGTATCGATGCGCTGTGCGGCCATGATCTGCTGCAGCGCCTGGACATAGCGCGGATCGATCTCGTCACTGCCGCTGTTGAGGGTGACCGACTCCTGAAAATACAGCGTCATGAAGGTGCTTCTGTCGTCGCGCAACATGACCATGCACACCACGATCACTGCCACGCAACCCACGATCTTCACTGCCGTCCTGGCAATACGTCCTTTCATTTACAGAGTTCACCTTCCATGTCGCCAACAGGTTTGGCTTTTTCCACGGCCGGGCGGCGCCACTGCGGCACACCGATCAGCACAACGGCGCCAATGATAACCGCCATCGCCACGCACTCCTCGAAACCGATCTGTTCGCCGGCAAAAATAATCCCCAACAACACCGCTACCGCCGGATTGACGTAGGCATAGCTGGTAGCTGCTGCCGGGCGAACATGCTTGAGCAGGTACATGTAGGCGCTGAAGGCCAGGATCGAGCCGAAGAACACTAGGTAGGCCAGCGCCCCCCAACCGGCGGCAGTGGGCATCTGGGTCATGCGTTCGCCGCTCAACACACTGCCGAGCAGCAACACCACGCCACCCACCAGCATTTCTGCGGCACTGGCCATCGGCCCCTGGGGCAACGGCAGGCTTTTGCTCCAGACCGAGCCGAAGGCCCATGCGGCGGCGGCAAACAAAATGAGTGCGGCACCGACCGGGCTGGCTTGCAGGTTGGAGCCCAAGTTGAGCATGGCGATGCCGACCAGGCCCATGACAATCCCGGCCCACTCCAGGCGGGTGTTGCGATGGCCCCAGAACAGGCCGAACATCAGGGTGAACAGCGGCACCGTGGCCACTGCCAGGGCCGCCACACCCGAGGCTACCCCTGCGTGCTCGGCCAGGGTCACACCACCGTTGCCGCAGCTGAGCAGCAATACGCCAATGACACCCGCTGCTCGCCATTGCGGCCAGGTCGGTGCTGGCACACCGCGCCAGCGTAAAAAGCCGTAGAGCAAAGCGCCGGCAATGACAAAACGCACCCCCGCCATCAACAACGGTGGCCAGGACTCGACACCAATGCGAATCACCAGGTAGGTCGAGCCCCAGACCAGGTACAAGGCCAGAAAGGCGCCGATCAAGACTAACGGGAAGCGACGGGAGGTAGGCATGAGGGACTCGAATTATTGGTGTCGGGCAGTTAGTTTAGAAAGGCAACACAGTAAACATAAGTTACAAAACCTGTTTAAACCAACAGTACACTTTTGAAACAACGGTTCTTCTGGCCATGCGCCTTCGAATCGACAGCGACCTTCTGGAGCCCTATGGACAAGTACGATCGCATGCTCCTCAGCGCCCTGCTGGACAACGGCCGCGCCTCCTTCGCCGACCTTGCGCGCAAGGTCAACCTGTCGGCCCCGGCGGTCGCCGAACGGGTAGCCAAGCTTGAAGCCAGCGGGGTGATTACCGGTTATCAGGCCAAGGTCGACCTGGAGAAGATCGGCCTGCCGATCCAGTGCGTGATCGAGCTGCGCCTGGCCAGCCATGGCAACCAGCAGGCTTATGAGCAACTCATGCAGATCCCGCAGTTGACCGAGTGCCACCGGGTGACCGGCGATCCCTGCGTGATCATGCAGGCGGCCGTGGCCTCGATGCCGGAACTGGAGGAGTTGATCAACCGCGTTGCCCAGTTCGGCTTCAGCAAGACTTCGATCATTCTTTCCAGCGCCGTGGAGCGGCGATTGCCGCTGGGCCATCTGGAGCACAACGGCAAGAAGACCTAACGGTAGCTTTTCAGCGCTTCGCCGATCTTGGCGGCAGGGACTTTCTGCAGGCTGCAGAACAACTTGTGGGAAACGCCGTTGACGCCCTGCTGGCGCAGCTGCCCGGCCAGGTGCTGGGCGAGGTTCGCGGCCATTTCTGCATCGGCCATGGCCCGGTGCGCTGTACCGGTGTCGGGTAGGCCGGCCCAACGGGTCAGAGTGCCGAGCTTGTGGTTCGGCGCCGATGGCATCAGGCGTCGCGCCAGCAACATCGAGCAGGCAAACCGCTGGCTGCGGCTACGACCGATCTGGGCAAGCTCAAAATCCCAGAACTTCTGGTCGAACGAGGCATTGTGCGCCAGCATCGGCGTGTCACCGACGAACTCGGCCACCTCGTTCATCACCCGGGCAATCGGTGGTGCGCTGCGCAACATCGCGGTGGTGATGCCGGTCAATCCAGCGACAAACGCAGGTACCGGGACCCCGGCATTCATCAGGCTTTGATAGCGCTCGACGATGCGCCCGCGCTCCAGCATGACCACCGCCACTTCCGTGGCCCGGCATCCGGCGCCGGGTGAAATACCGGTGGTTTCAAAGTCGATGACAGCAATACGTTCCAAAACGACAACCTCAGAAATCTTAATGCTTGAGCAGCAGGCCGCCCTCGATAGGTACATAACGGCTGGCGGCGCGAATCAGTGAATTGGCGGTGAGCCCCGGCACACCATAGGCAACGGCCGCAATGCCGTGGCGACTGATGACACGCTCCAGCAGCAGGTCGAAATCACCATCACCTGAGGCCAGCACTACCTCATCGACCCGCGCGGCGGCGTCGATCACGTCGAGAGTGATGCCCACGTCCCAGTCGCCCTTGGCCGAGCCGTCGCTGCGCTGGATGTAGGGTTTGAGTTTGACGGTGAAACCGAGGTTGCGCAGGATCTGCTGAAACTGCTGCTGCTTGCTGTCGCCGCGATCAATGGCATAGGCCACGGCCTCGACGATCTGCCCGTGCTGGCTGATATCGGCCCACAGCGCCGCGTAGTTGAAATGGCAACCGTAGGCCTGGCGCACGGTGTAGTAGAGGTTTTGTACGTCGGCGAATACCGCGATCTTCTTCACCGTTTGTCCTCATGGCGCCGCGGCGCTGTTGGCGGCAGCCGCACACCGGAGCCGTTTCGGCGCCCAGTATGCCAGCCCGCAGGCCATGCAGGTAGGCGCGATCAGACGAAGCTGTCGTCGCCACCGTCGAAGAAGCCGCCATCGTCACTGCCGTAGTCGGTGTCCATGAAGCCGCCCTGATCATTGCCATAGCTGCCGTTATCAGCGCTCAGGCGCTGATCGTCGTTGCTACCCCAGCCGCCGCTGTCGCTGGCCGGGACCGGTTCGTCCTTGATCACCTCGACCACTTCTTCAGGCTGCGAATGGTGGTTGAACAGGCTGCTGATGCCCTGGGCGAGCATTACCCCACCGGCCACGCCGGCGGCGGTTTGCAGCGCGCCACCGAGAAAACTGCTAGCACCGCCACGCGCGGGTGCCTGGGCCGGTGCGGCGTTGAAACCCTGCTGTTGGGCAGGCTGGTTGAATGACGGCCGAGACGGTTCGCGCCAACCGCCACTACTGGCAGGAGCGCTGGCCGCCGCCTGGTGTTGCAGCGGCTGTGGATCGCGGGTGCCGCTGCCGAAGATGCTCGACAAGAAGCTACCGCTGTTACTCGGCGCCGTGGCCGCAACCTGGGCCTTGGCCTGGTTCAGCTCGGCCTGCAGTTGTTTGTTCTGCTCGTCCAGGCGCTTGAGCGCAGCCTCTTGCACCAGGATCGCCTGGGCCATGTAGTAGGGCGCCGCCGGTTGCTGCTGCAGGTGTTCGGCAATACGTGCCTGAGCCTGGGCGTCACGCGGCACGGACGGGTCCTGGGCTTGCTTGAGTCGACCGAACAGGCCGTCGATCAGGGTTTGTTCTTCACTGTTCAT encodes:
- a CDS encoding TIGR03862 family flavoprotein, yielding MTDNRTADRPHVAIIGGGPAGLMAAEVLSQAGVAVELYDAMPSVGRKFLLAGVGGMNITHSEPYPAFIARYAERAGDVARLLEGFDADVLRQWIHDLGIETFVGSSGRVFPRDMKAAPLLRAWLKRLRDAGVVIHTRHRWLGWNAEGALRIAYPQGELTLKPTATVLALGGGSWARLGSDAAWLPWLQAQGVQIAPLQPANSGFEVAGWSAVLKDKFAGAPLKNIALSLEGQAPRLGECVLTTVGLEGSLVYAWSAQIRQAINRDGSARVLIDLLPNRPVDNIRQALAKPRGSRSMAKHLHSQLGLDGVKAALLREQADQQTFADPLLLARAIKALPITLVRPRPLDEAISSAGGVTFEALDERLMLKQVPGVFCAGEMLDWEAPTGGYLLTACFASGRKAALGLLEWLNG
- a CDS encoding DEAD/DEAH box helicase, coding for MTFAKLGLIEPLLRALERLDYNTPTPVQAQAIPAVLAGRDLMAAAQTGTGKTAGFALPLLQRLTLEGAKVASNSVRALVLVPTRELAEQVHANIREYAEHLPLSTYAVYGGVSINPQMMKLRKGVDLLVATPGRLLDLFRQNAVKFNQLQALVLDEADRMLDLGFAEELRAVYAALPARRQTLLFSATFSDEIRQLAAQTLNDPLSIEVSPRNVTASTVKQWIVPVDKKRKPELFSHLMRKQRWKQVLVFAKTRNGVDQLVERLRGQGVNADGIHGDKPQATRQRALDSFKAREIQILVATDVAARGLDIDDLPLVVNFDLPIVAEDYIHRIGRTGRKGNSGEAISLVCADEVQLLSAIETLTRKTLPRHEEPDFSPDHKVPMTDANGQVLKKPKKPKKPKESSSKRSLGRWMDSGETPAAEPQVKPVRKVPAFNTGPRKRKP
- the yedA gene encoding drug/metabolite exporter YedA: MPTSRRFPLVLIGAFLALYLVWGSTYLVIRIGVESWPPLLMAGVRFVIAGALLYGFLRWRGVPAPTWPQWRAAGVIGVLLLSCGNGGVTLAEHAGVASGVAALAVATVPLFTLMFGLFWGHRNTRLEWAGIVMGLVGIAMLNLGSNLQASPVGAALILFAAAAWAFGSVWSKSLPLPQGPMASAAEMLVGGVVLLLGSVLSGERMTQMPTAAGWGALAYLVFFGSILAFSAYMYLLKHVRPAAATSYAYVNPAVAVLLGIIFAGEQIGFEECVAMAVIIGAVVLIGVPQWRRPAVEKAKPVGDMEGELCK
- a CDS encoding Lrp/AsnC family transcriptional regulator, whose translation is MDKYDRMLLSALLDNGRASFADLARKVNLSAPAVAERVAKLEASGVITGYQAKVDLEKIGLPIQCVIELRLASHGNQQAYEQLMQIPQLTECHRVTGDPCVIMQAAVASMPELEELINRVAQFGFSKTSIILSSAVERRLPLGHLEHNGKKT
- a CDS encoding 3'-5' exonuclease, producing MERIAVIDFETTGISPGAGCRATEVAVVMLERGRIVERYQSLMNAGVPVPAFVAGLTGITTAMLRSAPPIARVMNEVAEFVGDTPMLAHNASFDQKFWDFELAQIGRSRSQRFACSMLLARRLMPSAPNHKLGTLTRWAGLPDTGTAHRAMADAEMAANLAQHLAGQLRQQGVNGVSHKLFCSLQKVPAAKIGEALKSYR
- a CDS encoding LabA-like NYN domain-containing protein: MKKIAVFADVQNLYYTVRQAYGCHFNYAALWADISQHGQIVEAVAYAIDRGDSKQQQFQQILRNLGFTVKLKPYIQRSDGSAKGDWDVGITLDVIDAAARVDEVVLASGDGDFDLLLERVISRHGIAAVAYGVPGLTANSLIRAASRYVPIEGGLLLKH
- a CDS encoding DUF2076 domain-containing protein; this encodes MNSEEQTLIDGLFGRLKQAQDPSVPRDAQAQARIAEHLQQQPAAPYYMAQAILVQEAALKRLDEQNKQLQAELNQAKAQVAATAPSNSGSFLSSIFGSGTRDPQPLQHQAAASAPASSGGWREPSRPSFNQPAQQQGFNAAPAQAPARGGASSFLGGALQTAAGVAGGVMLAQGISSLFNHHSQPEEVVEVIKDEPVPASDSGGWGSNDDQRLSADNGSYGNDQGGFMDTDYGSDDGGFFDGGDDSFV